The following nucleotide sequence is from Actinomycetota bacterium.
TCACCTCGTCGCCCACGCTGACCACCTCCACCGCGTCACCCGCCTTGAATGTTCCCTCCACCATTTTGACCCCTGCGGCGAGCAAACTCTTCTTGCCCTCGGTCAGCGCCAGCACGGCGCCGTCGTCGACGACTATCCGCCCCCGGGACTGCTGCGCCCAGGCGATCCACAGCTTGCGCGCCTGCACCTTGTTCGGGCTGGCCTTGAAATAGGTGCCGACGGGCTTGCCCGCCACCGCGTCCAGCACCACGTCCTTGCGCTGCGCCGAGGCGATCACTACCGGGACCCCGGAGAAGGTCGCCATCCGGGCCGCCTCGAGCTTGGAGGCCATGCCGCCCGACCCGAGCGACGAAGAGCCCACGGCCGTCTTCATGAGTGCCGGTGTGATCTCGTCGACCTGCTCCACCAGCTCGGCCCCCTCGTCGTCGGGGTGCGACGTGTAGACCCCCGCCACGTCGGAGAGCATCATCAGCAGGTCCGCGCTGACCAGATTGGCCACGAGGGCCGCCAGGCGGTCGTTGTCGCCGTAGCGGATCTCCTGGGTGGCGACGGTGTCGTTCTCGTTCACGATCGGCACACAGCCCAGCTCGAAGAGCCTGTCGATGGTGTGCTTGGCGTTCAGGTAATGGCGGCGCTGGATCATGTCGTCCTGGGTGAGCAGGATCTGGC
It contains:
- the proB gene encoding glutamate 5-kinase — its product is MKIRRVVVKLGTTSLTGPDGEPDRRRMRKVTDQVAALSSQGIHCLIVSSGAIASGMQALGLTGRPTDMPGLQAAAAVGQRRLIDMYASLLGSKGITVGQILLTQDDMIQRRHYLNAKHTIDRLFELGCVPIVNENDTVATQEIRYGDNDRLAALVANLVSADLLMMLSDVAGVYTSHPDDEGAELVEQVDEITPALMKTAVGSSSLGSGGMASKLEAARMATFSGVPVVIASAQRKDVVLDAVAGKPVGTYFKASPNKVQARKLWIAWAQQSRGRIVVDDGAVLALTEGKKSLLAAGVKMVEGTFKAGDAVEVVSVGDEVIAKGLVGYDSVILAQIAGTKGNREVIHRDQMVLM